In the genome of Vitis riparia cultivar Riparia Gloire de Montpellier isolate 1030 unplaced genomic scaffold, EGFV_Vit.rip_1.0 scaffold793_pilon_pilon, whole genome shotgun sequence, one region contains:
- the LOC117910631 gene encoding putative disease resistance RPP13-like protein 1 isoform X4 has protein sequence MAGALVGGAFLSASLQVLFDRLASREVVSFIRGQKLSDALLKKLERKLLVVHAVLNDAEVKQFTDPHVKKWLVLLKEVVYDAEDILDEIATEALRHKMEAAQSQTSTSQVGNIMDMSTWVHAPFDSQSIESRVEEIIDRLEDMARDRAVLGLKEGVGEKLSQRWPSTSLVDESLVYGRYDEKQKMIEQVLSDNARSDEIGVISIVGMGGLGKTTLAQLLYNDPRVMEHFDLKAWVCVSEEFDPIRVTKTILEEITSSTFETNNLNQLQVKLKERINTKKFLLVLDDVWNEDSSNWAMLQTPLKGGAKGSKIVVTTRSTNVAAVMRAVYSHRLGELSSEDSWSLFRKLAFENGDSSAYPQLEAIGKKIVDKCQGLPLAVKAMGGLLHSEVEARKWDDILNSQIWDLSTDTVLPALRLSYNYLPSYLKQCFAYCSIFPKDYELKKEKLILLWMAEGLLQESKGKRRMEESTITGDSIHYGSTCKQGEIT, from the exons ATGGCTGGGGCTTTAGTTGGGGGTGCTTTCCTCTCGGCTTCTCTTCAAGTTCTATTTGACAGGTTGGCTTCTCGCGAGGTTGTGAGCTTCATCCGGGGGCAGAAGCTCAGTGATGCGCTCCTGAAGAAGTTGGAAAGGAAGTTGCTGGTCGTCCATGCAGTGCTCAACGATGCTGAGGTCAAACAATTTACAGATCCACATGTGAAGAAGTGGCTGGTCTTGCTTAAAGAGGTTGTGTATGATGCGGAGGACATATTGGATGAGATCGCCACAGAGGCTTTGCGACACAAGATGGAAGCTGCGCAGTCCCAAACCAGCACAAGTCAGGTGGGTAACATCATGGACATGTCTACCTGGGTTCATGCCCCATTCGACAGTCAGAGCATAGAGTCGAGGGTGGAGGAGATCATTGATAGACTTGAAGATATGGCACGAGACAGAGCCGTCCTTGGGTTAAAAGAAGGTGTTGGCGAGAAACTGTCACAAAGGTGGCCTTCTACTTCTTTGGTGGATGAATCTCTTGTCTATGGCAGGTATGATGAAAAACAGAAGATGATTGAACAGGTGTTGTCTGATAATGCAAGGAGCGATGAGATAGGTGTGATTTCCATAGTGGGCATGGGCGGCCTTGGCAAGACCACACTTGCTCAGCTTCTATATAATGACCCAAGGGTGATGGAACACTTCGATTTGAAGGCATGGGTTTGTGTTTCCGAAGAATTTGATCCTATTAGAGTTACAAAAACAATTCTGGAGGAGATTACTTCATCCACTTTCGAGACAAATAACCTAAATCAGCTTCAAGTTAAACTGAAAGAGAGAATTAATACGAAGAAATTTCTACTTGTCTTGGATGATGTTTGGAACGAGGACTCTAGTAACTGGGCTATGCTACAAACTCCACTCAAAGGCGGGGCAAAGGGAAGCAAGATTGTTGTAACGACCCGCAGCACCAATGTTGCAGCAGTTATGCGCGCTGTTTATTCTCATCGTCTTGGTGAACTATCCTCTGAAGATTCCTGGTCTCTGTTTAGAAAACTCGCATTTGAAAATGGAGACTCGAGTGCATATCCACAACTAGAAGCAATTGGTAAGAAGATTGTGGACAAGTGCCAAGGTTTGCCACTAGCTGTAAAAGCAATGGGGGGCCTTTTACATTCTGAGGTTGAAGCGAGGAAATGGGATGATATACTAAACAGCCAAATATGGGATTTGTCCACTGATACAGTTCTTCCTGCATTGAGATTGAGTTACAATTATCTGCCTTCATATCTAAAGCAATGTTTTGCCTATTGCTCAATTTTTCCCAAGGACTACGAATTGAAGAAAGAGAAGCTAATTTTGTTATGGATGGCTGAGGGTCTTTTACAAGAATCAAAAGGCAAGAGAAGAATGGAAGAG TCTACAATTACTGGAGACAGTATTCACTATGGTTCTACTTGCAAGCAGGGAGAGATCACCTGA
- the LOC117910631 gene encoding putative disease resistance RPP13-like protein 1 isoform X3, with protein MAGALVGGAFLSASLQVLFDRLASREVVSFIRGQKLSDALLKKLERKLLVVHAVLNDAEVKQFTDPHVKKWLVLLKEVVYDAEDILDEIATEALRHKMEAAQSQTSTSQVGNIMDMSTWVHAPFDSQSIESRVEEIIDRLEDMARDRAVLGLKEGVGEKLSQRWPSTSLVDESLVYGRYDEKQKMIEQVLSDNARSDEIGVISIVGMGGLGKTTLAQLLYNDPRVMEHFDLKAWVCVSEEFDPIRVTKTILEEITSSTFETNNLNQLQVKLKERINTKKFLLVLDDVWNEDSSNWAMLQTPLKGGAKGSKIVVTTRSTNVAAVMRAVYSHRLGELSSEDSWSLFRKLAFENGDSSAYPQLEAIGKKIVDKCQGLPLAVKAMGGLLHSEVEARKWDDILNSQIWDLSTDTVLPALRLSYNYLPSYLKQCFAYCSIFPKDYELKKEKLILLWMAEGLLQESKGKRRMEEVGDLYFHELLSKSFFQNSVRRKETHFIMHDLIHDLAQLVSGEFSVNLEDGRVCQISEKTRHLSYFHRQYNTFDRYGTLSEFKCLRTFLSLGVYMFGAIANHLSNRVLHNLLSEIRCLRVLCLRDYRIVNLPHSIGKLQHLRYLDLSHTSIEKLPTSICTLYNLQTLILSWCMKLYELPSRIENLINLRYLDILGTPLREMPSHIGHLKCLQNLSNFIVGQKSRSGIGGLKGLSDIKGTLRISKLQNVKCGRDAREANLKDKMYMEGLVLAWDEGPSDIIQDGDIIDNLRPHTNLKELSISRFGGSRFPTWVANPLFSNLQTLELWDCENCLSLPPLGQLPSLEHLRISGMNGIERVGSEFYHYGNASSSIAVKPSFSSLQILIFECMHNWEKWLCCGCRRGEFPRLQELYMWECPKLTGKLPKQLRSLKKLEIVGCPQLLVASLRVPAISELKMADCGKLQLKRPASGFTALQTSHVKISNISQWKQLPVGVHSLSITECDSVETLIEEEPLQSKTCVLKDLKIRYCGNY; from the exons ATGGCTGGGGCTTTAGTTGGGGGTGCTTTCCTCTCGGCTTCTCTTCAAGTTCTATTTGACAGGTTGGCTTCTCGCGAGGTTGTGAGCTTCATCCGGGGGCAGAAGCTCAGTGATGCGCTCCTGAAGAAGTTGGAAAGGAAGTTGCTGGTCGTCCATGCAGTGCTCAACGATGCTGAGGTCAAACAATTTACAGATCCACATGTGAAGAAGTGGCTGGTCTTGCTTAAAGAGGTTGTGTATGATGCGGAGGACATATTGGATGAGATCGCCACAGAGGCTTTGCGACACAAGATGGAAGCTGCGCAGTCCCAAACCAGCACAAGTCAGGTGGGTAACATCATGGACATGTCTACCTGGGTTCATGCCCCATTCGACAGTCAGAGCATAGAGTCGAGGGTGGAGGAGATCATTGATAGACTTGAAGATATGGCACGAGACAGAGCCGTCCTTGGGTTAAAAGAAGGTGTTGGCGAGAAACTGTCACAAAGGTGGCCTTCTACTTCTTTGGTGGATGAATCTCTTGTCTATGGCAGGTATGATGAAAAACAGAAGATGATTGAACAGGTGTTGTCTGATAATGCAAGGAGCGATGAGATAGGTGTGATTTCCATAGTGGGCATGGGCGGCCTTGGCAAGACCACACTTGCTCAGCTTCTATATAATGACCCAAGGGTGATGGAACACTTCGATTTGAAGGCATGGGTTTGTGTTTCCGAAGAATTTGATCCTATTAGAGTTACAAAAACAATTCTGGAGGAGATTACTTCATCCACTTTCGAGACAAATAACCTAAATCAGCTTCAAGTTAAACTGAAAGAGAGAATTAATACGAAGAAATTTCTACTTGTCTTGGATGATGTTTGGAACGAGGACTCTAGTAACTGGGCTATGCTACAAACTCCACTCAAAGGCGGGGCAAAGGGAAGCAAGATTGTTGTAACGACCCGCAGCACCAATGTTGCAGCAGTTATGCGCGCTGTTTATTCTCATCGTCTTGGTGAACTATCCTCTGAAGATTCCTGGTCTCTGTTTAGAAAACTCGCATTTGAAAATGGAGACTCGAGTGCATATCCACAACTAGAAGCAATTGGTAAGAAGATTGTGGACAAGTGCCAAGGTTTGCCACTAGCTGTAAAAGCAATGGGGGGCCTTTTACATTCTGAGGTTGAAGCGAGGAAATGGGATGATATACTAAACAGCCAAATATGGGATTTGTCCACTGATACAGTTCTTCCTGCATTGAGATTGAGTTACAATTATCTGCCTTCATATCTAAAGCAATGTTTTGCCTATTGCTCAATTTTTCCCAAGGACTACGAATTGAAGAAAGAGAAGCTAATTTTGTTATGGATGGCTGAGGGTCTTTTACAAGAATCAAAAGGCAAGAGAAGAATGGAAGAGGTAGGTGACTTGTACTTTCACGAGCTTTTATCAaagtcattttttcaaaattcagttaGGAGAAAGGAGACACACTTTATAATGCATGACCTTATTCATGACTTGGCTCAACTGGTGTCTGGAGAATTTTCTGTCAATTTGGAGGATGGTCGGGTATGCCAAATCTCAGAAAAGACTCgtcatttatcatattttcatagaCAATATAATACCTTTGATAGATATGGAACACTTTCTGAATTTAAGTGTTTGCGAACATTTTTATCATTGGGGGTTTACATGTTTGGCGCCATTGCTAACCACTTAAGTAATAGAGTTCTACACAATCTATTATCGGAAATTAGGTGCTTGCGGGTGTTGTGTTTGCGTGACTATAGGATTGTTAATCTGCCCCATTCAATTGGCAAGTTACAACATTTGCGCTACTTGGATCTCTCTCATACTTCGATTGAAAAATTGCCTACATCAATATGTACTTTGTACAATTTACAAACATTGATATTGTCATGGTGTATGAAACTGTATGAATTGCCTTcaagaattgaaaatttgattaatttgcgTTATCTTGACATTCTTGGTACCCCACTAAGAGAGATGCCAAGTCATATTGGCCATTTAAAATGTTTGCAAAACTTGAGTAATTTCATTGTGGGGCAAAAGAGCAGGTCGGGGATTGGAGGATTGAAGGGACTTTCAGATATAAAGGGAACACTTAGAATTTCAAAGTTGCAGAATGTGAAATGTGGCAGGGATGCAAGAGAAGCCAATTTGAAGGACAAGATGTACATGGAGGGGTTAGTGTTGGCTTGGGATGAGGGACCAAGTGATATTATACAAGATGGAGACATAATTGATAATCTTCGGCCACATACAAACTTAAAGGAACTCTCTATTAGTCGTTTTGGTGGTTCCAGATTTCCGACATGGGTAGCAAATCCTTTATTCTCTAATCTCCAGACCCTAGAGCTTTGGGATTGTGAAAATTGCTTATCATTGCCACCACTTGGGCAGCTACCCTCTCTTGAACACTTACGGATCTCAGGAATGAATGGAATAGAGAGAGTGGGCAGTGAGTTTTATCATTATGGGAATGCTTCTTCCTCCATTGCAGTTAAGCCTTCCTTCTCATCCTTACAAATTCTAATATTTGAGTGCATGCAcaattgggagaaatggttGTGTTGTGGATGCAGACGTGGAGAATTCCCTCGTCTCCAGGAGCTTTATATGTGGGAGTGTCCCAAACTCACTGGAAAATTACCAAAACAGCTTCGATCGTTGAAGAAACTTGAAATTGTTGGATGTCCGCAGCTGCTTGTGGCTTCACTCAGAGTCCCTGCAATCAGTGAATTGAAGATGGCCGATTGTGGTAAATTGCAGTTGAAAAGGCCAGCTAGTGGCTTCACTGCTCTTCAAACCTCACAcgttaaaatttcaaacatctCTCAGTGGAAGCAACTACCAGTGGGAGTGCATAGCCTCTCAATTACAGAATGTGATTCTGTGGAGACTCTAATAGAAGAGGAACCGCTCCAGAGCAAAACTTGTGTTCTCAAAGATTTGAAAATCAGATA ttGTGGCAATTATTAA
- the LOC117910631 gene encoding putative disease resistance RPP13-like protein 1 isoform X2 → MAGALVGGAFLSASLQVLFDRLASREVVSFIRGQKLSDALLKKLERKLLVVHAVLNDAEVKQFTDPHVKKWLVLLKEVVYDAEDILDEIATEALRHKMEAAQSQTSTSQVGNIMDMSTWVHAPFDSQSIESRVEEIIDRLEDMARDRAVLGLKEGVGEKLSQRWPSTSLVDESLVYGRYDEKQKMIEQVLSDNARSDEIGVISIVGMGGLGKTTLAQLLYNDPRVMEHFDLKAWVCVSEEFDPIRVTKTILEEITSSTFETNNLNQLQVKLKERINTKKFLLVLDDVWNEDSSNWAMLQTPLKGGAKGSKIVVTTRSTNVAAVMRAVYSHRLGELSSEDSWSLFRKLAFENGDSSAYPQLEAIGKKIVDKCQGLPLAVKAMGGLLHSEVEARKWDDILNSQIWDLSTDTVLPALRLSYNYLPSYLKQCFAYCSIFPKDYELKKEKLILLWMAEGLLQESKGKRRMEEVGDLYFHELLSKSFFQNSVRRKETHFIMHDLIHDLAQLVSGEFSVNLEDGRVCQISEKTRHLSYFHRQYNTFDRYGTLSEFKCLRTFLSLGVYMFGAIANHLSNRVLHNLLSEIRCLRVLCLRDYRIVNLPHSIGKLQHLRYLDLSHTSIEKLPTSICTLYNLQTLILSWCMKLYELPSRIENLINLRYLDILGTPLREMPSHIGHLKCLQNLSNFIVGQKSRSGIGGLKGLSDIKGTLRISKLQNVKCGRDAREANLKDKMYMEGLVLAWDEGPSDIIQDGDIIDNLRPHTNLKELSISRFGGSRFPTWVANPLFSNLQTLELWDCENCLSLPPLGQLPSLEHLRISGMNGIERVGSEFYHYGNASSSIAVKPSFSSLQILIFECMHNWEKWLCCGCRRGEFPRLQELYMWECPKLTGKLPKQLRSLKKLEIVGCPQLLVASLRVPAISELKMADCGKLQLKRPASGFTALQTSHVKISNISQWKQLPVGVHSLSITECDSVETLIEEEPLQSKTCVLKDLKIRYCCFSRSLRGVGLPTNALESLKISHCSKLEFLLPVLLRCHHPFLENIYIRDNTCDSLSLSFSLSIFPRLRYFEINNLQGLEFLYISISEGDPTSLNDLNIYECPDLVYIELPALDSARYEISRCLKLKLLKHTLSTLRCLRLFHCPELLFQRDGLPSNLRELEISSCDQLTSQVDWGLQRLASLTMFTINGGCQDMESFPDECLLPSTITTLEIKHLSNLKSLDSKGLQHLTSLTTLSISCCPELKSLTEAGLQHLSSLEKLQTKERLPNSLSSLAVEKCSLLEGRCQFGKGQDWQYVAHIPHIIINDVLY, encoded by the exons ATGGCTGGGGCTTTAGTTGGGGGTGCTTTCCTCTCGGCTTCTCTTCAAGTTCTATTTGACAGGTTGGCTTCTCGCGAGGTTGTGAGCTTCATCCGGGGGCAGAAGCTCAGTGATGCGCTCCTGAAGAAGTTGGAAAGGAAGTTGCTGGTCGTCCATGCAGTGCTCAACGATGCTGAGGTCAAACAATTTACAGATCCACATGTGAAGAAGTGGCTGGTCTTGCTTAAAGAGGTTGTGTATGATGCGGAGGACATATTGGATGAGATCGCCACAGAGGCTTTGCGACACAAGATGGAAGCTGCGCAGTCCCAAACCAGCACAAGTCAGGTGGGTAACATCATGGACATGTCTACCTGGGTTCATGCCCCATTCGACAGTCAGAGCATAGAGTCGAGGGTGGAGGAGATCATTGATAGACTTGAAGATATGGCACGAGACAGAGCCGTCCTTGGGTTAAAAGAAGGTGTTGGCGAGAAACTGTCACAAAGGTGGCCTTCTACTTCTTTGGTGGATGAATCTCTTGTCTATGGCAGGTATGATGAAAAACAGAAGATGATTGAACAGGTGTTGTCTGATAATGCAAGGAGCGATGAGATAGGTGTGATTTCCATAGTGGGCATGGGCGGCCTTGGCAAGACCACACTTGCTCAGCTTCTATATAATGACCCAAGGGTGATGGAACACTTCGATTTGAAGGCATGGGTTTGTGTTTCCGAAGAATTTGATCCTATTAGAGTTACAAAAACAATTCTGGAGGAGATTACTTCATCCACTTTCGAGACAAATAACCTAAATCAGCTTCAAGTTAAACTGAAAGAGAGAATTAATACGAAGAAATTTCTACTTGTCTTGGATGATGTTTGGAACGAGGACTCTAGTAACTGGGCTATGCTACAAACTCCACTCAAAGGCGGGGCAAAGGGAAGCAAGATTGTTGTAACGACCCGCAGCACCAATGTTGCAGCAGTTATGCGCGCTGTTTATTCTCATCGTCTTGGTGAACTATCCTCTGAAGATTCCTGGTCTCTGTTTAGAAAACTCGCATTTGAAAATGGAGACTCGAGTGCATATCCACAACTAGAAGCAATTGGTAAGAAGATTGTGGACAAGTGCCAAGGTTTGCCACTAGCTGTAAAAGCAATGGGGGGCCTTTTACATTCTGAGGTTGAAGCGAGGAAATGGGATGATATACTAAACAGCCAAATATGGGATTTGTCCACTGATACAGTTCTTCCTGCATTGAGATTGAGTTACAATTATCTGCCTTCATATCTAAAGCAATGTTTTGCCTATTGCTCAATTTTTCCCAAGGACTACGAATTGAAGAAAGAGAAGCTAATTTTGTTATGGATGGCTGAGGGTCTTTTACAAGAATCAAAAGGCAAGAGAAGAATGGAAGAGGTAGGTGACTTGTACTTTCACGAGCTTTTATCAaagtcattttttcaaaattcagttaGGAGAAAGGAGACACACTTTATAATGCATGACCTTATTCATGACTTGGCTCAACTGGTGTCTGGAGAATTTTCTGTCAATTTGGAGGATGGTCGGGTATGCCAAATCTCAGAAAAGACTCgtcatttatcatattttcatagaCAATATAATACCTTTGATAGATATGGAACACTTTCTGAATTTAAGTGTTTGCGAACATTTTTATCATTGGGGGTTTACATGTTTGGCGCCATTGCTAACCACTTAAGTAATAGAGTTCTACACAATCTATTATCGGAAATTAGGTGCTTGCGGGTGTTGTGTTTGCGTGACTATAGGATTGTTAATCTGCCCCATTCAATTGGCAAGTTACAACATTTGCGCTACTTGGATCTCTCTCATACTTCGATTGAAAAATTGCCTACATCAATATGTACTTTGTACAATTTACAAACATTGATATTGTCATGGTGTATGAAACTGTATGAATTGCCTTcaagaattgaaaatttgattaatttgcgTTATCTTGACATTCTTGGTACCCCACTAAGAGAGATGCCAAGTCATATTGGCCATTTAAAATGTTTGCAAAACTTGAGTAATTTCATTGTGGGGCAAAAGAGCAGGTCGGGGATTGGAGGATTGAAGGGACTTTCAGATATAAAGGGAACACTTAGAATTTCAAAGTTGCAGAATGTGAAATGTGGCAGGGATGCAAGAGAAGCCAATTTGAAGGACAAGATGTACATGGAGGGGTTAGTGTTGGCTTGGGATGAGGGACCAAGTGATATTATACAAGATGGAGACATAATTGATAATCTTCGGCCACATACAAACTTAAAGGAACTCTCTATTAGTCGTTTTGGTGGTTCCAGATTTCCGACATGGGTAGCAAATCCTTTATTCTCTAATCTCCAGACCCTAGAGCTTTGGGATTGTGAAAATTGCTTATCATTGCCACCACTTGGGCAGCTACCCTCTCTTGAACACTTACGGATCTCAGGAATGAATGGAATAGAGAGAGTGGGCAGTGAGTTTTATCATTATGGGAATGCTTCTTCCTCCATTGCAGTTAAGCCTTCCTTCTCATCCTTACAAATTCTAATATTTGAGTGCATGCAcaattgggagaaatggttGTGTTGTGGATGCAGACGTGGAGAATTCCCTCGTCTCCAGGAGCTTTATATGTGGGAGTGTCCCAAACTCACTGGAAAATTACCAAAACAGCTTCGATCGTTGAAGAAACTTGAAATTGTTGGATGTCCGCAGCTGCTTGTGGCTTCACTCAGAGTCCCTGCAATCAGTGAATTGAAGATGGCCGATTGTGGTAAATTGCAGTTGAAAAGGCCAGCTAGTGGCTTCACTGCTCTTCAAACCTCACAcgttaaaatttcaaacatctCTCAGTGGAAGCAACTACCAGTGGGAGTGCATAGCCTCTCAATTACAGAATGTGATTCTGTGGAGACTCTAATAGAAGAGGAACCGCTCCAGAGCAAAACTTGTGTTCTCAAAGATTTGAAAATCAGATATTGTTGTTTTTCTAGATCCTTGCGCGGAGTTGGTTTACCCACTAATGCATTGGAATCACTAAAAATCTCTCACTGTTCCAAGCTAGAGTTTCTCCTACCTGTGTTGTTGAGATGCCACCACCCTTTCCTCGAAAATATATACATCAGAGATAACACCTGTGATTCTCTTTCATTATCCTTCTCCTTAAGCATCTTCCCAAGATTGCGttattttgaaatcaataatCTTCAAGGGCTTGAATTCCTCTATATCTCCATTTCAGAGGGGGATCCCACATCTCTTAATGATTTGAATATCTATGAGTGCCCTGATCTTGTATATATTGAATTGCCGGCTCTCGACTCAGCAAGGTATGAGATCTCCAGATGCTTGAAGCTCAAGTTATTGAAGCACACCCTCTCAACTTTGCGGTGTTTGAGGTTATTTCATTGTCCAGAATTGTTGTTTCAGAGGGATGGCTTGCCCTCCAACCTACGTGAACTTGAAATTTCATCCTGCGACCAACTGACATCTCAGGTGGACTGGGGTTTGCAAAGACTGGCCTCTCTTACAATGTTCACAATCAATGGCGGATGCCAAGACATGGAATCATTCCCTGATGAGTGCCTATTGCCCTCCACAATTACCACTCTTGAAATTAAACATCTCTCAAACCTCAAGTCTCTAGACAGCAAGGGGCTTCAACATCTCACCTCCCTCACAACATTATCCATTAGCTGCTGCCCTGAGCTCAAATCTTTAACAGAAGCAGGTCTTCAACACCTTAGCTCACTTGAAAAATTGCA GACGAAAGAGAGATTGCCAAACTCCCTCTCTTCTCTGGCTGTTGAAAAATGCTCTTTGCTGGAAGGTCGCTGCCAATTTGGGAAAGGCCAAGATTGGCAGTATGTAGCTCACATTCCACACATAATCATCAACGATGTGTTATACTGA